One genomic window of Candidatus Melainabacteria bacterium includes the following:
- a CDS encoding diguanylate cyclase codes for MKIDIPDSLYDQYKRLIEERYLSDDVSEYVQQLIEIELQKSCAPGRETDAMTKCKTRYQLEQDINRATFGSSWQDHSAYTNKYVCIDIDNFKKFLDVYSLSTGDEVLQEIGSLLRADYGDANVYRFGGDEFVVQLGEGDYRPLQLAWDVTLKHSVVKVSAQRNQHRNHYINRVIMFHLDKGIVESTSAGHEIICQIGAT; via the coding sequence GTGAAGATAGATATTCCGGATTCTCTATACGACCAGTACAAAAGATTGATAGAGGAAAGATACCTCTCGGACGACGTCTCAGAATACGTTCAACAGCTAATTGAAATTGAACTCCAAAAGTCCTGCGCACCAGGACGAGAAACCGATGCAATGACAAAGTGCAAAACGCGTTATCAGCTTGAACAAGACATTAATAGGGCAACTTTTGGAAGCAGCTGGCAGGACCATTCTGCTTACACAAACAAGTACGTCTGTATCGACATCGATAACTTCAAAAAATTTCTTGATGTCTACAGTTTGAGCACTGGTGATGAAGTTCTCCAGGAAATTGGGAGCCTATTGCGCGCAGATTATGGGGACGCGAACGTTTACCGATTTGGTGGCGATGAGTTCGTTGTACAACTTGGGGAAGGAGACTATCGACCGTTGCAGCTAGCCTGGGATGTTACTTTGAAGCATTCAGTAGTCAAAGTTTCCGCCCAAAGGAATCAACACAGAAATCACTACATAAACCGGGTCATTATGTTTCATCTGGATAAAGGAATCGTGGAGTCAACTTCCGCCGGTCACGAGATCATTTGTCAGATCGGCGCGACGTGA
- a CDS encoding ABC transporter permease gives MTESPDASDRTNLWVYGLYPVPLLVVLLVWQLYSASSANNQFIFSSPAQVWEKLVTLIMNGELFKNSLVTICEALVGFIFGTLFGALTGLSLWYSKIVARVSKPYIAALGSIPIFALTPMIIAWFGIGIMSKIMLAFISTVVVAIVQSYQGATSVEPRFLRLMKVIGASRFQTFRTVVMPSSWIWVLNAAKLNIGLALLGAFIGEFISAEEGLGHMIVRASGLYDMATVLVGVFALVVIALFFTIVVEQLERRMLPWREFT, from the coding sequence ATGACAGAATCACCTGATGCGTCGGATCGAACTAATCTGTGGGTATACGGGCTCTATCCTGTGCCACTACTGGTAGTGCTGCTGGTTTGGCAGCTTTACAGCGCTTCCAGTGCCAACAATCAGTTTATTTTTTCCAGTCCCGCACAAGTCTGGGAAAAACTTGTCACTCTTATCATGAATGGTGAACTATTCAAAAATTCTCTCGTTACTATTTGCGAGGCCCTTGTTGGTTTTATATTTGGAACCTTATTTGGTGCGCTAACCGGACTCTCTCTCTGGTATTCAAAAATCGTCGCACGAGTCTCCAAGCCGTATATCGCTGCACTTGGCTCAATTCCGATATTTGCATTGACGCCGATGATTATCGCCTGGTTTGGAATTGGCATAATGTCCAAGATTATGCTTGCTTTCATTTCCACTGTTGTAGTAGCCATCGTTCAGTCGTATCAAGGTGCTACCTCAGTTGAGCCTCGGTTTCTCAGACTGATGAAAGTTATCGGTGCGAGCCGCTTTCAGACTTTCCGAACTGTGGTTATGCCATCGTCTTGGATCTGGGTACTTAATGCGGCGAAGCTAAACATCGGACTTGCATTGCTGGGAGCCTTCATCGGTGAATTCATATCGGCCGAAGAAGGGCTTGGACACATGATCGTGCGAGCCTCCGGACTCTACGACATGGCCACGGTTTTAGTTGGTGTCTTTGCTCTGGTCGTTATTGCCCTCTTTTTCACGATAGTAGTTGAGCAGCTTGAACGAAGAATGTTGCCATGGCGAGAGTTTACTTAG
- a CDS encoding ABC transporter ATP-binding protein translates to MDEVPSQFLSASNRPTLLAISELSFAFENHSKSVIERLSLAVNEGEIVSILGRSGCGKSTLLNLIAGLMAPQRGQIKIAADSSVKTKIGYIFQQDALLPWRTVAANLNLAREIGGIDKATFDQRRAEFFSSFHLEESIMKNYPSQLSGGMKQRVSIIQTLLFNPDLLLLDEPFSALDFYTRLSLETEFYNLARTKGITVLLVTHDIEEAIALSDRIILLGNGGEIRSEIQIDFGDCREPELVRALPSFGNYFRIIWDRFKEVSA, encoded by the coding sequence TTGGACGAAGTTCCATCACAATTTCTCAGTGCCTCGAATCGGCCTACTTTGCTTGCAATCAGCGAACTTAGCTTCGCATTCGAAAATCATAGCAAGTCAGTTATTGAACGTCTTTCGCTAGCTGTGAACGAGGGTGAAATAGTCTCTATCCTGGGACGCAGCGGATGCGGCAAGAGCACATTGCTCAATCTCATAGCGGGACTGATGGCTCCACAACGGGGGCAAATTAAGATCGCGGCAGATTCCTCGGTCAAAACAAAAATCGGCTACATTTTTCAGCAGGACGCATTGTTGCCGTGGCGCACCGTCGCCGCTAATTTGAACCTTGCCCGGGAAATCGGCGGTATCGACAAGGCTACTTTTGATCAAAGACGAGCCGAGTTTTTTAGCAGTTTTCATCTCGAAGAAAGCATTATGAAAAACTACCCGTCACAGTTGTCCGGCGGTATGAAGCAGCGTGTCAGCATTATCCAAACACTGCTTTTTAACCCCGATTTGCTTTTACTTGATGAGCCCTTTTCTGCTCTGGATTTCTACACCCGACTTTCTCTCGAGACTGAGTTTTACAACCTCGCTAGAACTAAAGGCATTACTGTCTTACTTGTCACCCATGATATCGAGGAGGCGATTGCTCTCTCAGATCGAATTATCTTGCTTGGAAATGGTGGCGAGATTCGCTCAGAAATTCAGATCGATTTTGGAGATTGCAGAGAACCAGAATTGGTGCGAGCTTTACCTTCGTTCGGGAACTACTTCCGTATCATTTGGGATCGATTTAAGGAGGTTTCTGCCTGA
- a CDS encoding ABC transporter substrate-binding protein, which yields MKVGTAAVVTCLMATLSLSGCSETPKSSNTEQTQANKITIAQFGHVFLYMPLYVALDKGFFKAHGLDVNLVSTGGDEKTFTAVTTGNAQFGVADPTFTAIAREHGQGGKVVAGIVRGVPFWIVALKPGVGPFTKAEQFNGLRCAAFTAPSTSYAVMKNLLDTGHANNAKIVQGAFGTLPALLHSAQADVAIEIEPTVSIVLGEGGHLVYAPQKELGDFAFTGLEVSDKFAKEHPEQIRACGAAIDDAMKYIRSDFDGAVAVAQKEFPEVKPAIVKDALIRLRDSGTIPASPDLPRSAWDSAIKLRHQLGDLKSAGSYEENVDMQYIPSK from the coding sequence ATGAAAGTCGGAACTGCAGCCGTAGTAACTTGCTTAATGGCTACATTGTCGCTTTCAGGATGTTCGGAAACTCCAAAATCCAGTAACACTGAACAAACACAAGCAAACAAAATCACGATTGCTCAATTCGGGCATGTTTTCCTCTACATGCCTCTTTATGTCGCTCTGGATAAGGGCTTTTTTAAGGCTCACGGGCTGGATGTGAACCTTGTCAGCACTGGTGGTGATGAGAAAACATTCACGGCCGTTACGACCGGTAATGCGCAGTTCGGAGTGGCCGACCCCACTTTCACTGCGATTGCCAGGGAACATGGGCAAGGCGGCAAAGTGGTCGCCGGAATAGTCCGGGGCGTACCATTCTGGATCGTTGCCTTAAAGCCAGGTGTTGGTCCTTTCACAAAAGCGGAGCAGTTCAATGGACTTCGGTGCGCAGCATTCACAGCTCCATCTACGAGCTATGCCGTGATGAAGAACTTACTTGATACTGGACACGCGAACAATGCAAAGATCGTGCAGGGCGCGTTCGGAACCCTGCCGGCCCTCCTGCATTCGGCACAGGCAGACGTGGCAATCGAGATCGAGCCGACAGTGTCCATAGTTTTAGGTGAGGGCGGTCACCTTGTGTATGCTCCACAAAAAGAACTTGGAGATTTTGCGTTCACCGGTCTGGAAGTCTCTGACAAGTTTGCAAAAGAGCATCCGGAGCAGATCAGAGCATGCGGGGCTGCGATAGATGACGCGATGAAATATATCCGGTCCGATTTCGACGGCGCCGTCGCTGTGGCGCAAAAGGAATTTCCTGAAGTTAAACCGGCGATCGTTAAGGATGCCTTGATTCGCTTGCGCGATTCGGGCACTATTCCGGCAAGTCCTGACCTGCCAAGGTCTGCCTGGGATTCGGCGATAAAATTGCGCCATCAATTAGGTGATCTGAAAAGCGCCGGCAGCTACGAAGAGAACGTGGACATGCAGTACATTCCGAGCAAGTGA
- a CDS encoding GNAT family N-acetyltransferase, with product MSTEVIIRPAKDSDLDAIAKCIEPFVAEKKILRRTFSELQSLIPSYVVAEADGEIIGCVVLEVYSPKLAEVRSLVVAREYGGRGIGKRLVNACVEKAKEEGVFEVMAITSEDLFFQSCGFDFTLPGEKKALFYLTRQDM from the coding sequence ATTTCGACTGAAGTGATTATTCGTCCGGCAAAGGATAGCGATCTCGATGCAATAGCGAAGTGCATCGAGCCTTTTGTTGCGGAAAAGAAGATTTTGCGCAGAACCTTCAGCGAACTTCAGAGCCTGATTCCTTCCTACGTGGTTGCTGAGGCTGACGGAGAAATAATCGGCTGCGTGGTGCTTGAAGTATACTCGCCTAAACTCGCCGAAGTGCGCAGTTTGGTGGTAGCACGTGAATACGGCGGCAGGGGCATTGGCAAAAGACTGGTCAATGCTTGTGTCGAAAAGGCGAAAGAAGAGGGCGTTTTTGAGGTGATGGCGATTACTTCAGAAGACTTGTTCTTTCAGTCGTGCGGCTTTGATTTCACGCTGCCTGGAGAAAAGAAGGCATTGTTCTATCTGACCAGACAGGACATGTAA
- a CDS encoding SulP family inorganic anion transporter, with amino-acid sequence MHDLLASFVVFLVALPLCMGIAIACGVSPAVGIVTGIIGGMVVGFLGGCPLQVSGPAAGLVVILTDILHQHGPEKLGAIVLVAGTLQMVGGLFGLAHWFRAVTPAIINGMLAGIGALLFAGQFHLMVDDTSKGSGINNLLSIPGAIIKAVSPDATKSHEEAAFLGVATILIILFWTRFAPKKLKVVPSFLVAIAIVSTIAAVFHFPVRYVDLPANIFSCLQFPDANTLIYLMDKNVILSGCEVAFIASAETLLTAAALDKLHRGQRTNYDRELTGQGVGNFVCGILGVLPMTGVMVRSGVNVAAGARTRMSNIMHGVWLLLFVSFLPFVLKLIPVSSLAALLVFTGYKLMDVKTIKNLSKFGKSEVIIYATTVILIVSVDLLTGVLAGVALSICKLVYTFTRLDMKVSYDEKTNRTQLHLTGAATFLNMPKLADCLEKIRQDTELHVHLEALDYIDHACLDLLMNLDKQMKLSGGSLVIDWSTLGTVFRDRRKTYREGSVKEFRTATESNNSDTQTLQPDPSTNQSGSPNNDSEKSQSAQTEVVNIK; translated from the coding sequence ATGCATGACCTACTGGCCTCTTTTGTCGTATTTCTTGTCGCATTGCCCTTGTGCATGGGTATCGCGATCGCTTGCGGTGTTTCACCGGCTGTCGGTATCGTCACCGGTATCATCGGCGGCATGGTCGTAGGTTTTTTAGGCGGCTGCCCACTGCAGGTAAGCGGGCCTGCGGCTGGCCTGGTGGTCATCCTGACCGACATTTTGCACCAGCATGGTCCTGAAAAACTTGGTGCGATAGTTCTTGTAGCAGGCACTCTGCAAATGGTCGGTGGCTTGTTCGGGCTGGCACACTGGTTTCGTGCAGTCACGCCTGCCATCATCAATGGGATGCTTGCGGGAATTGGAGCTCTATTGTTTGCCGGACAATTTCACTTGATGGTTGATGACACCTCAAAAGGTAGCGGCATCAATAATCTGCTTTCGATTCCCGGTGCGATTATTAAAGCCGTCAGTCCCGATGCCACTAAGAGCCATGAAGAAGCGGCATTCTTAGGCGTTGCCACCATTCTCATCATTTTGTTCTGGACCAGGTTCGCTCCGAAGAAACTAAAGGTGGTGCCGAGTTTTCTGGTTGCAATTGCCATCGTCAGCACTATAGCTGCTGTATTCCACTTTCCTGTCCGCTACGTCGATCTGCCTGCCAATATTTTCTCTTGCTTACAGTTTCCTGATGCAAATACCCTCATCTATTTGATGGATAAGAATGTCATTCTCTCCGGCTGTGAAGTGGCATTCATCGCTTCCGCCGAGACTCTTTTGACAGCCGCAGCGCTCGACAAACTGCATCGCGGCCAGCGCACCAACTATGACAGGGAACTGACCGGTCAAGGTGTCGGCAATTTCGTGTGTGGAATTCTAGGAGTTTTGCCGATGACCGGCGTGATGGTGCGCAGCGGTGTCAACGTAGCTGCCGGTGCCAGAACGCGCATGTCTAACATCATGCACGGAGTCTGGCTTCTTCTTTTTGTTTCGTTTCTTCCTTTTGTTTTGAAACTGATTCCAGTCTCCAGCCTTGCTGCGCTTCTCGTCTTTACCGGCTATAAGTTGATGGATGTCAAAACAATCAAGAATCTGAGCAAATTCGGCAAGAGCGAAGTGATCATTTATGCAACGACAGTAATTTTGATTGTGTCGGTTGATTTGCTCACAGGTGTTCTTGCCGGAGTAGCGCTGTCAATTTGCAAGCTGGTCTACACATTCACAAGATTGGACATGAAGGTAAGTTATGACGAAAAGACGAATCGAACTCAGTTGCACCTGACGGGCGCGGCGACCTTCTTGAACATGCCTAAATTGGCCGATTGTCTGGAAAAAATTCGTCAGGATACTGAGTTGCATGTGCATCTGGAAGCGCTTGATTACATCGATCATGCCTGTCTCGACCTGTTAATGAACCTCGATAAACAGATGAAGTTGAGCGGTGGCAGTCTTGTTATCGATTGGAGCACGCTTGGCACTGTTTTTCGAGACAGGCGTAAGACATATCGAGAAGGAAGCGTCAAGGAATTCAGAACTGCCACTGAATCCAACAATTCCGATACTCAGACGCTTCAGCCTGACCCATCCACGAATCAATCCGGCTCCCCCAACAATGACAGTGAGAAGAGTCAAAGCGCTCAAACCGAAGTGGTGAACATCAAATAG
- a CDS encoding response regulator transcription factor has protein sequence MIFMRILLAEDDEFIARGLLLALEESGYFLDHVKSGSDADVAIATDVYDLLVLDLGLPVLDGLEVLKRLRSRQQTVPVLILTARDSIQDRVQGLDLGGNDYITKPFDLSELEARIRSLLRKQYWNNNTEITHGSIVFDTVSRRVRVNGEPLELSARELALLEIMLQRRGRVVTKRQLADHLSNWESVLTDNAIEILMHRLRKKLETSGFEVRTIRGLGYLVEKAV, from the coding sequence GTGATTTTTATGCGTATTCTGTTAGCTGAAGATGACGAATTTATTGCGCGTGGGTTGCTTCTTGCGCTCGAGGAAAGCGGATATTTTCTCGACCATGTGAAATCCGGCAGTGACGCCGATGTAGCCATTGCCACAGATGTCTATGACTTGCTGGTGTTAGATCTTGGTTTGCCGGTACTGGATGGGTTGGAGGTTTTGAAGCGTTTGCGCTCGCGTCAGCAAACTGTGCCGGTGCTGATTTTGACCGCACGAGACAGCATTCAAGATCGGGTTCAGGGGCTTGATCTCGGTGGAAACGATTACATTACCAAACCGTTCGACCTCTCCGAGCTGGAAGCGCGTATTCGCTCCTTACTGCGCAAACAATACTGGAACAACAATACCGAAATCACGCATGGTTCCATAGTCTTCGATACAGTTTCACGAAGAGTTCGGGTGAATGGAGAGCCTCTGGAGCTATCGGCCCGCGAACTTGCTCTTCTGGAAATTATGCTGCAGAGAAGAGGAAGAGTTGTGACAAAGCGGCAGCTGGCCGACCATCTATCCAATTGGGAATCTGTTCTGACCGACAATGCAATCGAGATTCTGATGCACAGGTTACGCAAAAAACTGGAAACGTCAGGCTTCGAAGTTCGCACAATTCGCGGGCTGGGATACTTGGTTGAAAAGGCCGTATAG
- a CDS encoding sensor histidine kinase, translating into MKRPYRSIQQELLGWLLVPICTLWLVTTFSAYSFAARFANDAYDEIMLNSADSIVARILETDHGLMVDLPPAARDILEHNDMDTFFYRVVTLEGKTLSADADLPMPPEAANLPLWKPKFTDARVKGLKTRLCVLKVPVKGSPADEVVVIVAETLKARNHFATEITLSIIVPQLFFILLSAIAVSVGVSRALVPLKILRDSLRNRSQHDLTPIIEEDTPNEVKPLVVAINELMIKLAEDLEAQRRFVGNAAHQLRTPLAGLKTYVALLKRKKQPETTELLDQLDVGMDRLNKLVGGLLALAKAEPSANRSTDMIMTDLNSITGDITNALRAKAESKELSIEFMKNSESATIHGDPNRLQDLVSNLIDNAILYTQKGGAVKVTVDALEHQVKLVIEDNGPGIPPEDRDRVFERFYRVLGTGVEGSGLGLAIVKEIAIMHDATISIESVKPQGTRFIVNFKRSTAPVVNVQTV; encoded by the coding sequence TTGAAAAGGCCGTATAGATCGATTCAACAAGAGCTGCTTGGTTGGCTACTTGTGCCAATTTGCACGCTCTGGTTGGTGACTACATTTTCCGCCTATTCGTTTGCGGCGCGATTTGCCAATGACGCGTACGACGAGATCATGTTGAATTCGGCAGATTCGATCGTTGCCAGAATTCTAGAAACAGATCATGGACTGATGGTCGATCTTCCACCCGCAGCCAGAGACATTCTCGAACACAATGACATGGATACATTTTTCTATCGAGTCGTCACGCTCGAGGGAAAAACGCTTTCGGCCGATGCAGACCTGCCGATGCCTCCTGAGGCTGCGAACTTGCCTCTTTGGAAACCAAAATTTACCGACGCCCGAGTAAAGGGGCTAAAAACGCGGCTCTGCGTTCTCAAAGTACCCGTAAAGGGATCACCCGCCGATGAAGTTGTCGTGATTGTTGCTGAGACATTGAAAGCACGAAATCACTTCGCTACTGAAATAACACTCAGCATTATCGTGCCGCAACTCTTTTTCATCCTTCTTAGCGCCATCGCAGTCTCGGTGGGAGTTTCTCGGGCACTTGTGCCACTAAAAATCCTTCGAGATTCCCTGCGTAACAGATCGCAGCATGACCTCACGCCAATCATAGAAGAAGACACGCCAAACGAGGTGAAACCGTTGGTAGTGGCAATTAACGAATTGATGATCAAACTGGCTGAAGATCTGGAAGCACAGAGAAGATTCGTTGGCAACGCGGCTCATCAACTTCGCACACCGCTGGCTGGACTGAAAACTTACGTAGCCTTGCTGAAGCGAAAGAAACAGCCGGAGACGACCGAACTTCTCGACCAATTGGATGTTGGGATGGACCGGTTGAATAAGTTGGTTGGCGGACTGCTGGCGTTAGCCAAAGCCGAGCCCAGCGCAAATCGCTCGACGGATATGATCATGACCGATCTGAACAGTATTACAGGCGATATCACAAATGCTTTGCGGGCGAAAGCTGAGAGCAAAGAACTTTCTATCGAATTCATGAAAAACAGCGAATCTGCCACCATTCACGGTGATCCAAATCGGCTTCAGGACCTGGTTTCCAACCTCATAGACAACGCGATTTTGTACACACAGAAAGGCGGCGCAGTAAAGGTCACTGTGGACGCTCTGGAGCATCAGGTGAAACTTGTCATCGAAGACAATGGCCCCGGCATTCCTCCCGAGGATCGAGACAGGGTGTTCGAGCGTTTCTATCGTGTTTTAGGTACTGGAGTAGAAGGAAGCGGGCTCGGATTAGCCATTGTGAAAGAAATAGCAATCATGCACGACGCAACGATTTCCATCGAAAGTGTCAAACCTCAGGGCACGCGATTTATCGTGAATTTCAAGCGAAGCACCGCACCAGTTGTCAATGTACAAACCGTCTAA
- a CDS encoding fumarylacetoacetate hydrolase family protein, with the protein MLYSRTVPTTVNLLGTNVPEPRAFIDFLGFEKHVVQIRDKRGATIWPGWYDHAAYYIVDLQPEKLFGTGDEVVIPSCVRAGDYEFEIGCYVTETALLTTKQEALDFFKEKCLLTIVNDWSARDIQKRDIEGLGPANSKFVIGKSIGPKFVPVSHFQLDDEGVMDMEMVLRVNGEERSHSNYNTIYHTHPATGMRHAWSFPRVLTFLGQQNIPVQPGYLIGSGTVGNGCIAEFSAKVDPKTGSEIQPAKYTWLKDGDVVSMEAAGIGLLENKVRVKEYAPVN; encoded by the coding sequence ATGCTCTACTCTCGAACTGTTCCCACAACCGTCAATCTTCTTGGTACGAATGTGCCCGAACCAAGAGCATTCATAGATTTCCTCGGTTTCGAAAAACATGTCGTGCAAATTCGTGACAAGCGGGGCGCAACGATCTGGCCGGGCTGGTATGACCACGCCGCCTATTACATTGTTGACTTGCAACCCGAAAAGCTGTTCGGTACGGGAGATGAGGTGGTTATACCTTCTTGCGTGCGAGCCGGGGACTATGAGTTTGAGATAGGATGCTACGTGACGGAGACAGCGCTTCTCACCACAAAGCAAGAGGCGCTGGACTTCTTCAAGGAAAAGTGCCTACTGACCATCGTCAACGACTGGTCGGCTCGAGACATTCAAAAACGTGATATCGAGGGGCTCGGACCTGCCAACAGCAAGTTTGTGATTGGCAAGAGCATCGGTCCGAAATTTGTGCCTGTGTCGCACTTCCAGTTGGATGACGAAGGCGTCATGGACATGGAGATGGTGCTTCGCGTCAACGGTGAAGAGAGAAGCCATTCCAATTACAACACTATCTATCACACGCATCCTGCCACAGGCATGCGTCATGCCTGGAGTTTTCCCCGTGTCTTGACCTTTCTGGGGCAACAAAACATTCCCGTGCAGCCGGGTTACTTGATCGGCTCAGGTACTGTTGGAAATGGCTGCATAGCTGAGTTCAGCGCCAAAGTCGATCCAAAAACGGGTAGCGAGATTCAGCCGGCTAAGTACACTTGGTTGAAAGACGGAGACGTTGTTTCGATGGAAGCTGCTGGAATCGGTCTTCTTGAGAATAAGGTGCGCGTTAAGGAATACGCTCCAGTCAATTAG
- a CDS encoding sulfurtransferase, translated as MKHTEAFEKLVAEIKPRIREISIDEVLKKQAGKHHFRFVDVREDHEWAEGHAVGAEHIGRGILERDIEKHIPDYNEEIVLYCGGGYRSAMAADNIQKMGYTNVFSMAGGMRGWREKSLPEER; from the coding sequence ATGAAACACACTGAAGCTTTTGAAAAGCTTGTGGCGGAGATAAAACCGCGTATTCGAGAAATTTCAATTGATGAGGTGCTGAAAAAGCAAGCCGGCAAACATCACTTCAGATTCGTCGATGTTCGCGAAGATCATGAGTGGGCAGAAGGTCATGCAGTCGGCGCGGAGCACATCGGGCGGGGCATTCTCGAACGAGATATTGAAAAACATATTCCCGACTACAACGAAGAGATTGTTCTTTATTGTGGCGGCGGTTACAGATCAGCCATGGCTGCCGACAACATTCAAAAAATGGGCTACACCAACGTCTTTTCGATGGCAGGCGGAATGCGGGGGTGGCGCGAGAAAAGTTTGCCCGAGGAAAGGTAA